In Gammaproteobacteria bacterium, one DNA window encodes the following:
- a CDS encoding hypothetical protein (Evidence 5 : Unknown function): MTTPIKTTKKFVEVTLPLNVIAWEITEDKTVYVHQAQPLDIDYLRAVEGTLSEWTSKGDQNAYRNI; encoded by the coding sequence ATGACTACACCAATCAAGACCACCAAGAAATTCGTCGAAGTCACTCTGCCGCTGAATGTGATCGCTTGGGAGATTACCGAAGACAAAACCGTCTACGTCCACCAAGCACAACCGTTGGATATTGACTACTTGCGTGCCGTCGAAGGCACGCTTTCCGAATGGACCAGCAAGGGCGATCAGAATGCTTACCGGAACATTTGA